One genomic segment of Catalinimonas alkaloidigena includes these proteins:
- the nudK gene encoding GDP-mannose pyrophosphatase NudK produces MNNDRIVIKETKVLSDNWYILNKVTYDYQKKNGEWETQSREAYDRGNGATILLYNKEQKTVILTKQFRLPTYVNGNESGMMIEACAGLLDKDNAEDCIKKETEEETGYKISKVRKIFESYMSPGSVTEMLHFYVAEYDKAMKVHEGGGLAEEQENIEVLELAFDEAYSMILSGEIRDGKTIMLLQYAKIHALL; encoded by the coding sequence ATGAATAATGACAGAATTGTTATAAAGGAGACAAAAGTACTCTCTGATAACTGGTATATACTGAACAAGGTTACTTACGATTATCAAAAAAAGAACGGTGAATGGGAAACTCAATCCCGGGAAGCTTACGATAGGGGAAATGGCGCAACCATCTTATTGTATAATAAAGAGCAGAAAACTGTCATACTGACGAAGCAGTTTAGACTGCCAACCTATGTAAATGGAAATGAAAGTGGAATGATGATAGAAGCATGTGCGGGTCTACTGGATAAAGATAATGCTGAAGATTGCATCAAGAAAGAAACTGAGGAAGAAACAGGATACAAGATATCTAAAGTCAGAAAAATATTTGAATCTTATATGTCACCCGGTTCTGTAACTGAGATGCTTCATTTTTATGTGGCTGAATATGACAAGGCCATGAAAGTACATGAAGGAGGAGGATTAGCCGAAGAACAAGAAAATATTGAAGTATTGGAATTGGCATTTGATGAGGCTTATAGCATGATCCTTTCAGGAGAAATCAGAGACGGAAAAACTATTATGCTACTTCAGTATGCCAAAATTCATGCCCTCTTATGA